A single Streptomyces sannanensis DNA region contains:
- a CDS encoding PTS glucose transporter subunit IIA yields the protein MTTVTSPVVGRAIGLAAVPDPVFSGAMVGPGTAIDPVREPSEAVAPVDGVVVSLHPHAFVVVDADGHGVLTHLGIDTVQLNGQGFELLVAKGDTVTRGQALIRWNPAAVEEAGKSPISPVVALEATPDALADLCEDGDVKAGDQLFSWQ from the coding sequence ATGACCACCGTGACGTCCCCCGTTGTCGGACGCGCGATCGGGCTCGCCGCCGTGCCCGACCCCGTGTTCTCCGGAGCAATGGTCGGGCCGGGCACCGCCATCGACCCCGTCCGCGAGCCGTCGGAGGCCGTGGCGCCTGTGGACGGTGTCGTCGTCTCGCTGCACCCGCACGCCTTCGTCGTCGTCGATGCCGATGGGCACGGTGTCCTGACGCACCTCGGGATCGACACGGTGCAGCTCAACGGTCAGGGCTTCGAGCTGCTCGTCGCCAAGGGCGACACCGTGACGCGCGGCCAGGCCCTGATCCGCTGGAACCCTGCTGCCGTCGAGGAGGCCGGCAAGTCTCCTATCAGCCCTGTCGTGGCGCTCGAGGCCACGCCGGATGCTCTTGCCGACCTGTGCGAGGACGGGGACGTGAAGGCCGGCGATCAGCTCTTCAGCTGGCAGTAA
- the ptsP gene encoding phosphoenolpyruvate--protein phosphotransferase: METTLRGVGVSHGVAIGEVRHMGTAVLEPPAKQIPPHEAEREQGRAGQAVGAVAADLIARGNLAGGEAQAVLEAQAMMAQDPELMADVERRIAVGSTAERAVYDAFAAYRALLAGAGEYLAGRVADLDDVRNRIVARLLGVPMPGVPDSDEPYVLIARDLAPADTALLDPALVLGFVTEKGGPTSHSAILARALGVPAVVALPGATELAEGTVIAVDGSTGEVFVHPSADKRAELEKAAAERKAALAASTGPGSTSDGHGVPLLANVGGPGDVAAAVAAGAEGVGLFRTEFLFLDDSKKAPSEGKQVEAYRKVLEAFPEGRVVVRVLDAGADKPLDFLTPADEPNPALGVRGLRTLLDHPEVLRNQLTALARAAEGLPVHLEVMAPMVADRKDAKAFADACRAAGLQAKFGAMVEIPSAALRARSILQEVEFLSLGTNDLAQYTFAADRQVGAVSRLQDPWQPALLDLVALAAEAAKAEGKSCGVCGEAASDPLLACVLTGLGVTSLSMGSASIAYVRATLAKYTLAQCKRAAAAARAADNAEDARTAARAVLSGE, translated from the coding sequence ATGGAGACAACGCTGCGAGGCGTCGGCGTGAGCCATGGTGTGGCGATCGGCGAGGTTCGGCACATGGGTACGGCGGTTCTGGAACCGCCGGCCAAGCAGATCCCGCCCCACGAGGCCGAGCGTGAACAGGGGCGCGCCGGGCAGGCCGTGGGAGCAGTGGCGGCCGATCTGATCGCACGTGGCAATCTGGCCGGCGGCGAGGCGCAGGCGGTGCTCGAGGCGCAGGCCATGATGGCGCAGGACCCGGAGCTCATGGCTGATGTGGAGCGGCGTATCGCCGTGGGCTCCACCGCCGAGCGAGCGGTGTACGACGCGTTCGCCGCGTACCGGGCTCTGCTCGCGGGCGCCGGAGAGTATCTGGCCGGTCGGGTAGCGGACCTGGACGATGTGCGGAACCGTATCGTCGCCCGTCTGCTGGGCGTTCCCATGCCGGGTGTGCCGGACAGCGACGAGCCGTATGTACTGATCGCGCGGGATCTCGCTCCTGCGGACACGGCGCTGCTCGACCCGGCTCTGGTGCTCGGTTTCGTGACCGAGAAGGGCGGGCCGACCAGCCACAGCGCGATTCTGGCCCGGGCCCTCGGGGTGCCGGCCGTGGTGGCTCTGCCGGGTGCCACCGAGCTGGCCGAGGGCACCGTGATCGCGGTGGACGGCAGCACCGGGGAGGTCTTCGTGCACCCCAGTGCGGACAAGCGGGCGGAGCTGGAGAAGGCGGCTGCCGAACGGAAGGCCGCGCTGGCCGCGTCGACGGGTCCGGGTTCCACTTCGGACGGGCACGGGGTGCCGCTGCTGGCCAATGTCGGCGGCCCGGGCGATGTCGCCGCGGCAGTAGCGGCGGGTGCCGAGGGTGTCGGTCTGTTCCGTACGGAGTTCCTGTTCCTCGACGACAGCAAGAAGGCGCCGTCGGAGGGGAAGCAGGTCGAGGCGTACCGCAAGGTGCTGGAGGCGTTCCCCGAGGGCCGTGTGGTCGTGCGAGTGCTGGACGCGGGCGCGGACAAACCGCTCGACTTCCTCACGCCTGCGGATGAGCCGAACCCGGCGCTGGGTGTGCGTGGCCTCCGCACCTTGCTCGATCACCCCGAGGTGCTGCGCAACCAGCTGACCGCGCTGGCCAGGGCGGCGGAGGGGCTGCCGGTGCACTTGGAGGTCATGGCGCCGATGGTGGCGGACCGTAAGGACGCCAAGGCGTTCGCGGACGCCTGCCGGGCGGCCGGGCTGCAGGCGAAGTTCGGGGCGATGGTGGAGATTCCGTCCGCCGCGCTCCGGGCGCGTTCGATCCTTCAGGAGGTGGAGTTCCTGTCGCTGGGCACCAATGACCTGGCGCAGTACACCTTCGCCGCCGACCGGCAGGTGGGTGCCGTGTCGCGGCTTCAGGATCCGTGGCAGCCCGCGCTGCTCGACCTGGTGGCGCTGGCCGCCGAGGCGGCGAAGGCCGAGGGCAAGAGCTGTGGTGTGTGCGGCGAGGCGGCTTCCGATCCGCTGCTGGCCTGTGTGCTCACGGGTCTGGGGGTGACCTCCCTGTCGATGGGTTCGGCTTCCATTGCCTATGTACGGGCGACGCTGGCGAAGTACACGCTGGCCCAGTGCAAACGCGCCGCGGCCGCGGCGCGGGCCGCGGACAACGCGGAGGATGCCCGGACAGCCGCTCGGGCGGTGCTGTCCGGCGAGTGA
- a CDS encoding acetoacetate--CoA ligase, whose protein sequence is MTEAAHTAPLWQPDQERIDRAGVTRFQSWAAERYGAPAEGGYAALHRWSVDELETFWQAVADWFDVRFSTPYERVLADRTMPGARWFPGATLNYAEHALRTAEDPARADEPALLHVDETHETVPISWAELRRQVGALAAELRALGVRPGDRVSGYLPNIPQAVTALLATAAVGAVWTSCAPDFGARSVLDRFQQVEPVVLFTVDGYRYGGKEHDRTDVVAELRRELPTLRAVVHIPLLGTEAPEGALEWSELTAGAAEPAFEQVPFDHPLWVLYSSGTTGLPKAIVQSQGGILLEHFKQLGLHCDLGPGDRFFWYTSTGWMMWNFLVSGLLTGTTVVLYDGSPGYPDTGAQWRIAERTGATLFGTSAAYVMACRKADVHPGRDYDLSRIGCVATTGSPLPPDGFRWLHDEVREDLWIASVSGGTDVCSCFAGAVPTLPVEIGELQAPSLGTDLQSWDPQGKPLIGEVGELVVTNPMPSMPIHFWNDPDGSRYRDSYFEMFPGAWRHGDWITITERGSVIIHGRSDSTLNRQGVRMGSADIYEAVERLPEIRESLVIGLEEPDGGYWMPLFVHLAPGATLDDDLRARIKQTIREQLSPRHVPDEIIEVPGVPHTLTGKRIEVPVKRLLQGTALDKAVNPGSVDNLELLRFYEDLARERRG, encoded by the coding sequence ATGACCGAAGCAGCGCACACTGCCCCCCTCTGGCAGCCCGACCAGGAGCGCATCGACCGTGCCGGGGTCACCCGCTTCCAGTCCTGGGCGGCCGAGCGGTACGGCGCCCCCGCCGAGGGCGGCTACGCCGCGCTGCACCGCTGGTCCGTCGACGAGCTGGAGACGTTCTGGCAGGCCGTGGCCGACTGGTTCGACGTGCGTTTCTCCACTCCGTACGAGCGCGTTCTCGCGGACCGCACCATGCCGGGGGCACGCTGGTTCCCCGGCGCCACCCTCAACTACGCCGAGCACGCCCTGCGTACCGCCGAGGACCCGGCCCGCGCCGACGAGCCGGCCCTCCTCCATGTCGACGAGACCCATGAGACGGTGCCCATCAGCTGGGCCGAGCTGCGCCGCCAGGTCGGGGCACTCGCCGCCGAGCTGCGCGCCCTCGGCGTACGCCCCGGAGACCGGGTCAGCGGCTACCTGCCCAACATCCCGCAGGCCGTCACCGCCCTGCTGGCCACTGCGGCGGTCGGTGCCGTCTGGACCTCCTGCGCCCCCGACTTCGGCGCCCGCAGCGTCCTCGACCGCTTCCAGCAGGTCGAACCGGTAGTCCTGTTCACCGTCGACGGCTACCGCTACGGCGGCAAGGAGCACGACCGCACCGACGTCGTCGCCGAGCTGCGCCGCGAACTGCCCACCCTGCGTGCCGTCGTCCACATCCCGCTGCTCGGCACCGAAGCCCCGGAGGGCGCCCTCGAGTGGTCCGAGCTCACCGCGGGCGCCGCGGAGCCGGCCTTCGAGCAGGTACCCTTCGACCACCCTCTGTGGGTCCTGTACTCCTCCGGCACGACCGGTCTGCCCAAGGCGATCGTCCAGTCCCAGGGCGGCATCCTGCTGGAGCACTTCAAGCAGCTCGGCCTGCACTGCGACCTGGGCCCCGGGGACCGCTTCTTCTGGTACACCTCGACCGGCTGGATGATGTGGAACTTCCTCGTCTCCGGCCTGCTCACCGGCACCACCGTCGTCCTGTACGACGGCAGCCCCGGCTACCCCGACACCGGCGCCCAGTGGCGGATCGCGGAGCGCACCGGCGCCACCCTCTTCGGCACCTCGGCCGCGTACGTCATGGCCTGCCGCAAGGCGGACGTGCACCCCGGGCGCGACTACGACCTCTCCCGGATCGGCTGCGTGGCCACCACCGGCTCCCCGCTGCCGCCCGACGGCTTCCGCTGGCTCCACGACGAGGTACGCGAGGACCTGTGGATCGCCTCCGTCAGTGGCGGCACCGACGTGTGCAGCTGCTTCGCCGGCGCGGTCCCCACGCTGCCCGTCGAGATCGGCGAGCTCCAGGCGCCCTCCCTCGGCACCGACCTGCAGTCCTGGGACCCCCAGGGCAAGCCGCTCATCGGTGAGGTCGGCGAGCTCGTGGTCACCAACCCCATGCCGTCCATGCCCATCCACTTCTGGAACGACCCGGACGGCAGCCGCTACCGCGACAGCTACTTCGAGATGTTCCCCGGCGCGTGGCGGCACGGAGACTGGATCACCATCACCGAGCGCGGCTCCGTGATCATCCACGGCCGCTCCGACTCCACCCTCAACCGCCAGGGCGTCCGCATGGGCTCCGCCGACATCTACGAAGCCGTCGAGCGGCTCCCGGAGATCCGCGAGTCCCTCGTCATCGGCCTCGAAGAGCCGGACGGCGGCTACTGGATGCCGCTCTTCGTCCATCTCGCGCCGGGGGCCACCCTCGACGACGACCTGCGCGCCCGTATCAAGCAGACCATCCGCGAGCAGCTGTCCCCGCGGCACGTCCCGGACGAGATCATCGAGGTCCCCGGCGTCCCGCACACCCTCACCGGCAAGCGCATCGAGGTTCCGGTGAAGCGCCTGCTCCAGGGCACGGCCCTCGACAAGGCCGTCAACCCCGGCTCCGTCGACAACCTGGAACTGCTCCGCTTCTACGAGGACCTCGCCCGCGAACGCCGCGGCTGA